One window of the Halarcobacter mediterraneus genome contains the following:
- the rlmB gene encoding 23S rRNA (guanosine(2251)-2'-O)-methyltransferase RlmB, whose amino-acid sequence MIIYGKQVVLYVLEKYPSLIEEVMFSKELEPKLFKKFASLDKKIIKLDNKKAQAMAKGGNHQGFFLKLKEFETTNLKAIKDSTFIVILDGLTDVGNIGAICRTAYSLGVDAIIASNVKQLNYEGIARTSSGALFDIQFCQIPNILDVINELKQNNFTLMGASMDGENLKEFKNQNEKTALFLGSEGFGLSNKVIKKLDKKISIEMANNFDSLNVSVAGGILIYNLMK is encoded by the coding sequence ATGATTATATATGGCAAACAAGTAGTACTTTATGTACTAGAGAAATATCCTTCTCTTATCGAAGAAGTAATGTTTTCAAAAGAATTAGAACCAAAACTTTTTAAAAAATTTGCAAGCTTAGATAAAAAGATTATCAAGTTAGATAATAAAAAAGCACAAGCTATGGCAAAAGGAGGAAACCATCAAGGTTTTTTTCTAAAACTTAAGGAGTTTGAAACAACTAATCTAAAAGCAATAAAAGACTCTACCTTTATTGTAATACTTGATGGACTTACAGATGTAGGGAATATTGGAGCTATTTGTAGAACTGCTTATTCACTAGGTGTTGATGCAATCATTGCTTCAAATGTAAAACAACTGAACTATGAAGGCATTGCAAGAACAAGTAGTGGTGCTTTATTTGATATTCAATTTTGCCAAATACCAAATATTTTAGATGTAATAAATGAATTAAAACAAAACAACTTTACACTTATGGGAGCTTCTATGGATGGAGAAAACCTAAAAGAGTTTAAAAACCAAAATGAAAAGACTGCTTTATTTCTAGGAAGTGAAGGCTTTGGTCTTTCAAATAAAGTTATTAAAAAACTTGACAAAAAAATATCTATTGAAATGGCTAACAACTTTGATTCTTTAAATGTTTCAGTAGCAGGTGGAATATTAATTTATAATTTAATGAAATAA
- a CDS encoding LL-diaminopimelate aminotransferase: MFPEIEFERMRRLPNYVFAEVNNIKMEARRAGEDIIDFSMGNPDGPAPQHIVDKLKETADKPKNHGYSASAGIYKLRLAICNWYKRKYGVDYLDPNKHACATMGSKEGYVHLVQAVVNVGDVAVVPDPTYPIHSYAFMLAGAAIHNFELPFNEENFKVDEELFFERLQKTLNESIPKVKYVLVNFPHNPSCATIRPEFYQRLVDLAKKERFYIISDIAYADITFDGYTTPSIFQAEGALDVAVESFTLSKSYNMAGWRVGFMVGNERLIGALKRIKSWLDYGMFTPIQVAATVALDGPQECVAEHTEKYRKRRDVMIEAFKDAGWEMSIPDASMFIWAKIPEKARHLGSMEFSKQLLTEAKVAVSPGIGFGNYGEGYVRIALIENEKRIRQAARNIKKYLNTL; this comes from the coding sequence ATGTTTCCAGAGATAGAATTTGAGAGAATGAGAAGACTTCCAAACTACGTATTTGCAGAAGTTAATAATATAAAAATGGAAGCAAGAAGAGCTGGTGAAGATATTATAGATTTTTCAATGGGTAATCCAGATGGACCAGCACCACAACATATTGTTGATAAACTAAAAGAAACAGCAGATAAACCTAAAAACCATGGCTATAGTGCAAGTGCAGGTATTTATAAATTAAGACTTGCTATTTGTAACTGGTATAAAAGAAAATATGGAGTTGATTACCTAGATCCAAATAAACATGCGTGTGCAACAATGGGTTCAAAAGAAGGTTATGTTCATCTTGTTCAGGCAGTGGTAAATGTAGGTGATGTAGCTGTTGTTCCAGATCCAACTTATCCAATTCATTCATATGCTTTTATGCTTGCAGGTGCGGCAATTCATAACTTTGAGCTTCCTTTCAATGAAGAAAATTTTAAAGTAGATGAAGAACTTTTCTTTGAAAGACTACAAAAGACTTTAAATGAGTCAATTCCAAAAGTAAAATATGTTCTTGTGAACTTTCCTCACAATCCATCTTGTGCAACAATAAGACCAGAATTTTACCAAAGACTTGTTGATTTAGCAAAAAAAGAGAGATTTTATATTATCTCTGATATTGCTTATGCAGATATTACATTTGATGGTTATACAACTCCTTCAATTTTCCAAGCAGAAGGTGCACTTGATGTAGCTGTTGAATCTTTCACACTTTCGAAATCATATAATATGGCAGGATGGAGAGTTGGTTTTATGGTAGGAAATGAAAGACTAATTGGAGCATTAAAAAGAATCAAATCTTGGCTTGATTATGGAATGTTTACACCTATTCAAGTTGCTGCAACAGTAGCACTTGATGGACCACAAGAGTGTGTTGCAGAGCATACAGAAAAATATAGAAAAAGAAGAGATGTTATGATTGAAGCATTTAAAGATGCTGGTTGGGAAATGAGTATCCCTGATGCTTCAATGTTTATTTGGGCAAAGATTCCTGAAAAAGCAAGACATCTTGGAAGTATGGAATTCTCAAAACAGCTTCTTACAGAAGCAAAAGTAGCTGTAAGTCCTGGTATTGGATTTGGTAATTATGGGGAAGGTTATGTAAGAATTGCCCTAATTGAAAATGAAAAAAGAATCAGACAAGCTGCAAGAAATATAAAAAAATATTTAAATACTTTATAA
- a CDS encoding homoserine dehydrogenase, with the protein MKIGIIGVGTVGASVANILKDNKDIITARAGVELEPVIGVVNNLNKQRDVSIKLTDNVDDVLNDDSIDIVVELMGGIEKPYEVVKKALAKGKAVVTANKALLAYHRYELQDLAGDTPFEYEAAVAGGIPIINALRDGLTANHIESIRGIMNGTCNYMLTKMINEGVDYDTILKESQDLGYAEADPTFDVGGFDAAHKLLILGSIAYGIDAKPEDILIEGIENITPADIDFANEFNYSIKLLTIAKKVGSKIELRVHPVLIPNDEMIAKVDGVMNGVSVIGDKVGETMYYGPGAGGNATASAVIANIVDIARRGKGSPMLGFESSHGENLTLMPKDEIQTKYYLRLKVEDKAGVLSKVSTIFADKNISIEKMIQKPLKDKAAHLLLSTHTCIEKNINDALKALEDASVVTEKPAMIRIEA; encoded by the coding sequence ATGAAAATAGGAATTATTGGTGTCGGTACAGTTGGTGCTAGTGTTGCAAATATACTAAAAGACAATAAAGATATAATTACTGCAAGAGCAGGAGTTGAATTAGAACCTGTAATAGGTGTAGTTAATAACTTAAATAAACAAAGAGATGTATCAATAAAATTAACAGATAATGTTGATGATGTTTTAAATGATGATTCAATTGATATTGTTGTAGAACTAATGGGTGGAATAGAAAAGCCATATGAAGTAGTAAAAAAAGCACTTGCAAAAGGTAAAGCTGTGGTTACTGCAAATAAAGCTCTTCTTGCTTATCATAGATATGAACTACAAGATTTAGCAGGAGATACTCCTTTTGAATATGAAGCAGCAGTTGCTGGTGGTATTCCAATTATTAATGCCTTAAGAGATGGTTTAACGGCAAACCATATTGAATCAATCAGAGGTATTATGAATGGTACTTGTAACTATATGCTTACAAAAATGATAAATGAAGGTGTAGATTACGATACTATTTTAAAAGAGTCACAAGATTTAGGTTATGCAGAAGCAGACCCAACATTTGATGTTGGTGGTTTTGATGCAGCCCATAAACTTCTTATTTTAGGCTCGATTGCTTATGGAATCGATGCAAAACCTGAAGATATTTTAATTGAAGGTATTGAAAATATTACACCTGCAGATATAGATTTTGCAAATGAATTTAACTACTCAATTAAACTTTTAACAATTGCAAAAAAAGTTGGAAGTAAAATTGAATTAAGAGTTCATCCTGTTTTAATTCCAAATGATGAAATGATTGCAAAAGTTGATGGAGTAATGAATGGAGTTTCTGTAATTGGAGATAAAGTTGGAGAAACTATGTACTATGGTCCAGGAGCAGGAGGAAATGCAACAGCAAGTGCTGTAATTGCAAATATTGTAGATATAGCTAGACGTGGTAAAGGTTCTCCAATGTTAGGTTTTGAATCTTCACATGGAGAAAATTTAACATTAATGCCAAAAGATGAGATTCAAACAAAATATTACTTAAGACTTAAAGTAGAAGACAAAGCTGGTGTTCTATCAAAAGTGTCTACTATTTTTGCTGATAAAAATATTTCTATTGAAAAAATGATTCAAAAACCATTAAAAGATAAGGCAGCTCACTTACTACTTTCAACACATACTTGTATTGAAAAAAATATAAATGATGCACTTAAAGCATTAGAAGATGCAAGTGTAGTAACAGAAAAACCTGCAATGATTAGAATAGAAGCATAA
- a CDS encoding nuclear transport factor 2 family protein, whose protein sequence is MESLGENENSVFVKGYLKYEIKKNKKNYETDWMALIDFEEGKIKRYQFFKDTALLEYKFSKK, encoded by the coding sequence ATTGAAAGTTTAGGTGAAAATGAAAATAGTGTTTTTGTAAAAGGTTATTTAAAATATGAAATTAAAAAGAATAAAAAGAATTATGAAACAGATTGGATGGCATTAATTGACTTTGAAGAAGGGAAAATTAAAAGATATCAGTTTTTTAAAGACACAGCTTTATTGGAATATAAATTTAGTAAGAAATAG
- a CDS encoding isochorismatase family protein, with protein MAKIFLICLVILNLYAKEGEKMKKISLEKSALVLIEYQNEWLKEGTKLSNMMKDKKQFRNSIDNSKKVLSYATNVCVDSTMREAHDKGYNTTIISDATSSFTKEEQECFFRYIVHHFANEITTKKFLSLKAKVNKKKIVQNFLSI; from the coding sequence ATGGCAAAAATATTTTTAATTTGCTTAGTAATACTAAACTTATATGCAAAAGAAGGAGAAAAAATGAAGAAAATTTCATTAGAAAAAAGTGCTTTAGTTTTGATTGAATACCAAAATGAGTGGTTAAAGGAAGGAACAAAGTTATCTAATATGATGAAAGACAAAAAACAATTTAGAAACTCAATTGATAATTCTAAAAAAGTTCTATCTTATGCTACAAATGTATGTGTTGATTCAACTATGCGAGAAGCTCACGATAAAGGTTATAATACAACTATTATTTCTGATGCTACAAGCTCTTTTACAAAAGAGGAGCAGGAATGTTTTTTTAGATATATTGTCCATCATTTTGCAAATGAAATAACAACAAAAAAGTTTTTGTCCTTGAAAGCTAAAGTAAATAAAAAGAAAATAGTTCAAAATTTTTTGAGCATTTAA
- a CDS encoding MerR family transcriptional regulator, with product MIEQLFDPKLVSQLLVSIGDVSEVTGIPQRKLRYWEDKGIIISSCQKEGGTRKFDYLNIKKILLIKELLDEGFTLDASVKKVEERIKKLEEAFKKIKEKTQTN from the coding sequence ATGATAGAACAATTATTTGACCCAAAACTTGTTTCTCAATTATTAGTAAGTATTGGTGATGTTTCAGAGGTTACTGGAATACCACAAAGAAAGTTAAGATACTGGGAAGATAAAGGGATAATAATATCTTCTTGCCAAAAAGAAGGTGGTACTAGAAAATTTGATTATTTAAATATAAAAAAAATACTTCTTATAAAAGAACTCCTTGATGAAGGTTTTACTCTTGATGCTTCTGTTAAAAAAGTTGAAGAAAGAATAAAAAAACTTGAAGAAGCCTTTAAAAAAATAAAAGAAAAGACTCAAACAAATTGA
- a CDS encoding MATE family efflux transporter gives MKTNSHLLNDDIPTLLKQITIPASTGMFFNTMYNVVDTFYAGLISTQAISALSLSFMIFFTIIGLGYGFSSAITALIGNASGKSKRFLASLYAHKGIFFMQLVAVVLTIVGFIMSPYLFKLLGASGEYMNMALDYINIILAGTIFFMTNFALNAILVSRGDTKSYRNTLIFGFFANLILNPLFIYGFLFIPAMGLKGIALSTVLIQIINALYLLKKVMETKLVHFEKINYFFPHKKIYKEMISQGIPSSMNMLIMSIGSLILMYFVSLYGVKAVAGYGIGFRVEQIMLLPALGLSSAVLALVSNNYGAKKYDRVQETVNTALKYGFIIATFGIVFLYIFGKTIISQFDSDPIVIGFGYDYLVVEVLIFYAYVVLFVCVSILQGIKKPKMILYIALYRQIIAKYAIAYVLVIWFALEYIYLWVGVLFMIYSAAIFTYFYTQNLLKLHVKKD, from the coding sequence TTGAAAACAAATTCACATTTACTTAATGATGATATTCCAACATTATTAAAACAAATCACTATTCCCGCAAGTACTGGTATGTTTTTTAACACCATGTACAATGTTGTAGATACTTTTTATGCTGGACTTATTTCCACACAAGCTATTTCTGCACTTTCTTTATCATTTATGATATTTTTTACGATTATAGGTCTAGGTTATGGTTTTTCTTCTGCAATCACAGCTTTGATAGGAAATGCCAGTGGAAAATCTAAAAGATTTTTAGCTTCACTTTATGCCCATAAAGGAATATTTTTTATGCAGCTAGTGGCAGTTGTTTTAACCATAGTTGGTTTTATAATGTCTCCATATTTATTTAAGCTACTTGGAGCAAGTGGCGAATATATGAATATGGCTTTGGATTATATAAATATAATTTTAGCTGGAACAATATTTTTTATGACAAACTTTGCCTTAAATGCAATACTTGTATCAAGGGGAGATACAAAGTCTTATAGAAATACTTTAATATTTGGTTTTTTTGCAAACTTGATTTTAAATCCTTTATTTATTTATGGATTTTTATTTATTCCTGCAATGGGATTAAAAGGAATTGCCCTTTCAACTGTTTTAATACAAATAATCAATGCTTTATATTTACTAAAAAAAGTTATGGAAACAAAACTAGTTCACTTTGAAAAGATTAACTATTTTTTTCCTCATAAAAAGATATATAAAGAAATGATAAGTCAAGGTATCCCTTCTTCTATGAATATGCTTATTATGTCTATTGGTTCACTTATTTTAATGTATTTTGTTTCTTTATATGGAGTAAAAGCAGTTGCAGGATACGGAATAGGTTTTAGAGTTGAACAGATTATGCTATTGCCTGCTCTTGGACTTAGTTCCGCTGTATTGGCTCTTGTTTCAAATAATTATGGAGCAAAAAAATATGACAGAGTACAAGAAACAGTAAACACAGCTTTAAAATATGGTTTTATAATAGCAACATTTGGGATAGTTTTTTTATATATTTTTGGGAAAACTATAATTTCTCAGTTTGATTCAGACCCTATTGTAATTGGTTTTGGATATGACTATTTAGTAGTCGAAGTTTTAATTTTCTATGCGTATGTTGTGTTATTTGTTTGTGTATCAATTTTACAAGGAATAAAAAAACCTAAAATGATTTTATACATAGCTTTATATAGACAAATTATTGCTAAATATGCTATTGCATATGTACTCGTTATTTGGTTTGCTTTGGAGTACATTTATCTTTGGGTTGGAGTTTTATTTATGATTTATAGCGCAGCTATTTTTACATATTTTTATACGCAAAACTTATTGAAACTTCATGTTAAAAAAGATTAA
- a CDS encoding HvfC family peptide modification chaperone, giving the protein MSEKILEKDIEQRFFDNLLSQNEEVANSAVAVYQKLVYQRYYEVIQNSFPLYIELIDEKDLEKTIKAFMKDTPETPFVWQIPNDYRKFVKKNKFFHDKKYIYELLFYDWIEIELYMKEYKEKKQKKFSYKNSYKLSQSARIKKFKYDLINKECERKRENYLVIYYDFETNDVIYREINPIIYYLLKNLNKKQNLSSLLKKLCKENEIDFKEAKKLLKEPLTHLLSKRVF; this is encoded by the coding sequence ATGTCTGAAAAAATTTTAGAAAAAGATATTGAACAGAGATTTTTTGATAATTTATTATCTCAAAATGAAGAAGTTGCTAATTCAGCAGTTGCTGTTTATCAAAAACTTGTATATCAAAGATATTATGAAGTTATACAAAATAGTTTTCCTCTTTATATTGAACTAATTGATGAAAAAGATTTAGAAAAAACAATAAAAGCTTTTATGAAAGATACTCCTGAAACACCTTTTGTATGGCAAATACCAAATGACTATCGAAAGTTTGTAAAAAAGAATAAATTCTTCCATGATAAAAAATATATTTATGAACTTTTATTTTATGATTGGATAGAAATAGAACTTTATATGAAAGAGTATAAAGAGAAGAAACAAAAGAAATTCTCTTATAAAAATAGTTATAAATTAAGTCAAAGTGCAAGAATTAAAAAATTCAAATATGATTTGATAAATAAAGAGTGTGAAAGAAAAAGAGAAAACTATTTAGTGATTTATTATGATTTTGAGACAAATGATGTTATTTATAGAGAAATAAACCCTATAATCTACTATTTACTAAAAAACTTAAATAAAAAACAAAACCTATCATCACTTCTAAAAAAGCTTTGTAAAGAGAATGAAATAGATTTTAAAGAAGCAAAAAAACTTTTAAAAGAACCCTTAACTCACTTATTAAGTAAAAGAGTCTTTTAA
- a CDS encoding DUF692 domain-containing protein, producing the protein MINLKGCGLGLRSDFLLDISSSDFQPDWWEVTPENWMHMPRIYEKAFEEAVFSRPTVAHGLSLSIGSVDGLNKKFIKQIKNFLDRYKIEYYSEHLSFSSLHGKQSYELLPVPMTKKMVEIISDRVKEVEDIIQRNLILENATYYYVPYSEMREVDFINEVLEKSGAKMLLDVNNVFVNSVNHSFKARKFIDEIDKSKVAYMHMAGHYSDEELGLKIDSHGMPICSGVWKLLEYTLKQIQAPVMIERDNNIPPLSELEQEYIQMSDIVKRVQNV; encoded by the coding sequence ATGATAAATTTAAAAGGCTGTGGTTTAGGTTTAAGAAGTGATTTTTTATTAGATATCTCTTCAAGTGATTTTCAACCAGATTGGTGGGAAGTCACTCCTGAAAATTGGATGCATATGCCAAGAATCTATGAAAAAGCCTTTGAGGAAGCTGTTTTTTCTAGACCTACCGTTGCTCATGGTTTATCTTTATCTATAGGTTCTGTTGATGGACTAAATAAAAAGTTCATCAAACAGATAAAAAACTTTTTAGATAGATATAAAATAGAATATTATTCTGAACATCTTTCTTTCTCTTCTTTACATGGAAAACAATCTTATGAATTATTACCTGTGCCTATGACTAAAAAAATGGTTGAAATAATTAGTGATAGAGTAAAAGAAGTTGAGGATATTATTCAAAGAAACTTGATACTTGAAAATGCTACATATTATTATGTCCCTTATTCAGAGATGAGAGAAGTTGATTTTATAAATGAAGTCTTAGAAAAATCTGGAGCAAAAATGCTTTTAGATGTGAATAATGTCTTTGTAAACTCTGTAAACCACTCTTTTAAAGCAAGAAAATTTATAGATGAAATAGATAAAAGCAAAGTTGCTTATATGCATATGGCAGGGCATTATAGTGATGAAGAATTAGGTTTAAAAATTGATTCTCATGGTATGCCTATTTGTTCAGGAGTCTGGAAACTTTTAGAATATACATTAAAACAAATACAAGCTCCTGTTATGATAGAAAGGGATAATAATATTCCTCCTTTAAGTGAACTTGAGCAAGAATATATTCAAATGAGTGATATAGTAAAAAGAGTTCAAAATGTCTGA
- a CDS encoding HvfA family oxazolone/thioamide-modified RiPP metallophore: MKKNTKIKLAGVLLGAALSSTGAYAGNGSCGAGKCGGEAKKVEKKGSCGAGKCGGDTKKKANKGEMSGNAGKKSVASCGAGKCGANDKAKKKVEGSCGAGKCG; this comes from the coding sequence ATGAAAAAAAATACAAAAATAAAATTAGCAGGTGTTTTACTTGGGGCAGCACTATCTAGTACAGGTGCATACGCAGGAAATGGTTCTTGTGGTGCTGGAAAGTGTGGTGGAGAAGCTAAAAAAGTAGAAAAAAAAGGTTCTTGTGGAGCTGGAAAATGCGGTGGCGATACTAAGAAAAAAGCTAATAAAGGTGAAATGTCAGGAAATGCAGGTAAAAAATCTGTAGCTTCTTGTGGAGCTGGGAAATGCGGTGCAAATGATAAAGCAAAAAAGAAAGTTGAAGGTTCTTGTGGCGCTGGAAAATGTGGATGA
- a CDS encoding YceI family protein, translated as MKTLLKLFAAGLLSVGLANATPHSIDKGHSDVGFSVKHLMITNVKGKFSDYDAKIDFDYKNKTFNALEATIKATSINTGIEKRDNHLRSDDFFAADKFPEITFKMKSYKADGDEGVMTGDLTMRGVTKEVKLEVDDIATVKDFKGNNRVGFTLEGEVNRMDYGLKWNKALEFGGVAVSENVKLIIEVSAVEK; from the coding sequence ATGAAAACTTTATTAAAACTATTTGCAGCAGGACTACTTTCAGTTGGCTTAGCAAATGCAACACCACATTCAATAGACAAAGGGCACTCAGATGTAGGTTTTTCTGTAAAGCATTTAATGATTACAAATGTAAAAGGAAAGTTTAGTGATTATGATGCAAAAATAGATTTTGATTATAAAAATAAGACTTTTAATGCTTTAGAAGCAACAATAAAAGCAACATCAATTAATACAGGAATTGAAAAAAGAGATAATCACCTAAGAAGTGATGACTTTTTTGCAGCAGATAAATTCCCTGAAATCACTTTTAAAATGAAATCTTATAAGGCTGATGGTGATGAAGGAGTAATGACTGGCGATTTAACAATGAGAGGTGTAACAAAAGAAGTTAAGCTAGAAGTTGATGATATTGCAACAGTAAAAGATTTTAAAGGGAATAATAGAGTAGGTTTCACTTTAGAAGGTGAAGTAAATAGAATGGATTATGGACTTAAATGGAACAAAGCTTTAGAATTTGGTGGAGTTGCTGTAAGTGAGAATGTAAAACTTATTATTGAGGTTTCAGCAGTAGAAAAATAG
- a CDS encoding response regulator transcription factor — MKILLLEDDLILNEIIEEFLEGLGYTVTCVYDGMKASETIYDEQFDLLILDVNVPTITGFDFLKSLREESITTPAIFITSLNSIEDIEEGFNAGADDYLKKPFELKELELRINNIKRLLHLDTDELAIDEKIKFNTKLNYINYEGIKTKLPLKEAQVLKYLLKNTNRCVSQDELSSNIWSYESAPTSSTIRTYIKNIRKIVGEDYIETIKGVGYRFNKK; from the coding sequence ATGAAAATACTACTACTTGAAGATGATTTAATACTAAATGAAATAATTGAAGAATTTTTAGAAGGTCTAGGTTATACTGTAACTTGTGTTTATGATGGGATGAAAGCAAGTGAGACTATATATGATGAACAATTTGACTTACTAATTTTAGACGTAAATGTTCCAACAATAACTGGTTTTGACTTTTTAAAAAGTTTAAGAGAAGAATCAATTACCACACCTGCAATTTTTATAACATCATTAAACTCTATTGAAGATATAGAAGAAGGTTTTAATGCAGGGGCTGATGATTATTTGAAAAAACCTTTTGAATTAAAAGAATTAGAATTAAGAATAAACAATATAAAAAGGCTACTTCATTTAGATACAGATGAACTAGCTATTGATGAAAAAATTAAATTTAACACTAAATTAAATTATATTAACTATGAAGGAATAAAAACAAAACTTCCATTAAAAGAAGCACAAGTTTTAAAGTACCTTTTAAAAAATACAAATAGGTGTGTTTCGCAAGATGAATTATCTTCGAATATCTGGTCATATGAGTCAGCACCAACTTCTTCTACGATAAGAACTTATATAAAAAATATAAGAAAAATAGTAGGAGAAGATTATATAGAAACAATAAAAGGAGTAGGTTATAGATTTAACAAGAAATGA
- a CDS encoding sensor histidine kinase — protein sequence MQNIASKISANIIYADMSGLSIDTSKISDSIQYKYALYDINHNKIAGNIQEEVNTKEPIQRIKGSYILVDSTPKGHLGVYHIAIQENSFIKIRKELLEDIVFYFVLIFSLLSLIGYYLANLFINPIINERRKLNTFIKDTTHELNTPITAILMSTGKGAPLTEKNMQRINLSAKRISEIYKDLVYLFLQDNKKIHEPRNISLDEVINEQLEYFQAFANKKKLTINSELEKTIYKIDKESFIRMFNNVVSNAIKYNKINGTISVELKDYILTVKDTGIGIKKDRLKDIFKRYYRATKEQGGFGVGLSIVYHICKTYGIKINVESKEGEGTSFTFKLKKKEDKS from the coding sequence ATGCAAAATATTGCTTCTAAGATTTCAGCAAATATTATATATGCAGATATGTCTGGTTTATCTATTGATACTTCCAAAATATCTGATAGTATTCAATATAAATATGCTTTATATGACATAAATCATAATAAAATTGCAGGGAACATTCAAGAAGAGGTAAATACAAAAGAACCTATTCAAAGGATAAAAGGTAGTTACATCTTAGTAGATAGTACTCCAAAAGGTCACCTTGGCGTATACCACATTGCCATTCAAGAAAATAGTTTCATAAAGATTAGAAAAGAATTACTTGAAGATATTGTTTTTTATTTTGTTTTAATTTTTTCTCTCTTAAGTTTAATAGGATACTACTTAGCAAATTTGTTTATTAACCCAATTATCAATGAAAGAAGAAAGTTAAATACTTTTATAAAAGATACAACCCATGAATTAAATACTCCTATTACTGCTATTTTAATGTCTACAGGAAAAGGAGCACCTTTGACAGAAAAAAATATGCAAAGAATAAATTTAAGTGCAAAAAGAATTTCAGAAATATACAAAGACTTAGTTTATTTATTTTTACAAGATAATAAAAAGATTCACGAACCTAGAAATATATCTTTAGATGAAGTTATAAATGAACAACTTGAATACTTCCAAGCTTTTGCAAATAAAAAGAAACTAACTATTAATTCAGAATTAGAGAAAACTATTTATAAAATAGATAAAGAGAGTTTTATTCGTATGTTCAATAATGTTGTTTCAAATGCTATCAAATATAATAAAATAAATGGAACTATTTCTGTAGAACTAAAAGACTATATTTTAACAGTGAAAGATACAGGTATTGGAATAAAAAAAGATAGATTAAAAGATATTTTTAAAAGATACTATAGAGCAACAAAAGAACAAGGTGGTTTTGGGGTAGGATTAAGTATTGTTTATCATATTTGTAAAACATACGGAATAAAAATTAATGTAGAATCTAAAGAAGGAGAAGGAACAAGTTTCACTTTTAAACTAAAGAAAAAAGAAGATAAATCTTAA
- a CDS encoding OmpA family protein has protein sequence MSPGKKIFFLILFLILLIILCVTTHLDSLHKKVYPEAFEEPITTTPMLKEESIQKKEEIVPPLEKDKSLAVKEKPKKEEIKIQKEEKENTIFIEKPDTPLITTDKRYKRTRAEKPIEEMSLDSQLLQIRIRDYVTKYPVVFKKSSNELTQKGLTTISTVVKILNNYPNIKIEVAGHTDAAGSKKYNYNVSVNRAVEVKKQMIEYGFDKNRVKARGYGEYIPLVENSPSGYSKVNRRVEFNIVEE, from the coding sequence ATGAGTCCAGGTAAAAAAATATTTTTTTTAATTTTATTTCTTATATTACTAATTATTTTATGTGTAACTACTCATTTAGACTCCTTACACAAGAAAGTATATCCTGAAGCTTTTGAAGAACCTATTACAACAACACCTATGCTAAAGGAAGAGAGTATTCAAAAGAAAGAAGAAATAGTCCCACCTTTAGAGAAAGATAAAAGTCTTGCAGTTAAAGAAAAACCTAAAAAAGAAGAGATAAAAATACAAAAAGAAGAAAAAGAAAATACTATTTTTATTGAAAAACCTGATACTCCTTTAATAACTACAGATAAGAGATATAAAAGAACAAGAGCAGAAAAACCTATTGAAGAGATGTCTCTTGATAGTCAACTACTACAAATAAGAATCAGAGACTATGTTACAAAATATCCTGTTGTTTTTAAAAAATCTAGTAATGAACTTACACAAAAAGGCTTAACAACTATAAGTACAGTTGTTAAAATCTTAAATAACTATCCAAATATTAAAATAGAAGTTGCAGGACATACTGATGCAGCTGGTTCTAAAAAATATAATTATAATGTATCTGTAAATAGAGCAGTTGAAGTAAAAAAACAAATGATTGAATATGGCTTTGATAAAAACAGAGTAAAAGCAAGAGGATATGGAGAATATATTCCCCTTGTAGAAAACTCTCCAAGTGGATATTCAAAAGTAAATAGAAGAGTTGAGTTCAATATAGTAGAGGAATAA